AACTTTAAATTGTTGAATTCAAACTTAGAAAATTGTAATTgagtgcaaactcctcacagcaatttttaactttgtctttccAATCTCATACATGTCTTGTGGCGAACTCTCAACAACAGGACTGAGGTATGAATGGGCTTTTCTCAGTTTTGGGGCAAATTTGTTGTAACTTCTGCTCATTTAATGAAACATTCACagtttcttcttttcttttaatAACTATAGCGATAATAATGCTCAACTAACACAGGAAAATGAATGTAAGTGACTTGAATTATTCTCCACCTCTACCAAGTCTGTTTTTAATCAGAGTTGAAAGTAAAATCACACGATGCGTATCTGTTCTTCTGTCTAGGTGTTGCATATGCAGTGGTTCCCAGAAGGGAAAAGTCAGTTGAAAATGAACTTGTTGCCTACTCAGTGACAGAGGTTCCAGCACCACCAAACCAGCCAAGGCCTGAcaaagggaaggagaaaatccaCACAACCTCTGCTTCCACAGAGCATGTGTATTGTTTGATCAAAGAGCCAGCAGTTAAAAGGTAAACAGCTTGCCATATTCTTACTGACAA
This DNA window, taken from Chiloscyllium punctatum isolate Juve2018m chromosome 33, sChiPun1.3, whole genome shotgun sequence, encodes the following:
- the LOC140458519 gene encoding uncharacterized protein isoform X3, with translation MSCGELSTTGLSDNNAQLTQENECVAYAVVPRREKSVENELVAYSVTEVPAPPNQPRPDKGKEKIHTTSASTEHVYCLIKEPAVKRDGDKTEIQEVEIHPSIFGKGAANRIQMETDPCQGKCVL